Part of the Lolium rigidum isolate FL_2022 unplaced genomic scaffold, APGP_CSIRO_Lrig_0.1 contig_10843_1, whole genome shotgun sequence genome, ATAAAAGTTAGATAATCTTCGAGTTAATGAGTTACTCATTGAACGTGTCAAACTAAGACAAAAGCGGTTTCCTCAAATCTGGCTCATCTACACATGCACTTATAATTTTTATTTGTCATTGCACAATGGAGATCCTTGTGTTAtgggttatttatttatttatttatttattttactatAAAATCATTTTATAATAGCTTAGATATGCTATTTTCATCAAAAGGATCATATTGCCTTCGTAATTTTAGAATAGTATATATACATGTATTATATTTACATATGCGACAGGAAAATGAATTTgataacccgtagcaacgcacgggtattgtgcTAGTTGAATATATGGGGGTGCTCTGTTTATTCAAGACATTGTATTTGTGAGATGAATTTACATATGGTCTTATGTGACTTCCGCTTGCTTGAATAATCCTACTGGCATTTTGCAACTTGGTATTCTTACATTGGCCGGTGAcatgatcaaattggaaaaagtCCATTTCAAACCCTGAACTCGTAGAGGTTTGGCGGTTTGAACCCTGAAGTCGAAATCCCTGTCGTTCATACCCTGAACTATTATATCCCGGTCTAAATTGAACCCTGAGCTGGATTTCCAGAAAAAGAATGAAATTTAAAAATTGCTACTCTCACTACCATCATGGGCCCACCTGTCATATGTATCCCCTACCTCTATTCCCCTCTCTCTCTTGGATTCTGTTCTCATCTTGCCGTAGAGGAGGGCCCCACGCAGAGCAGCATGCCTGCCCATCTGACCACGTCGTTCGACGGCCACGCCGCTCCAAGGCACATCCTCGCTCCAGCTGTTCATGGACTAACTGCCCCGCGCGAGGGACGAGGACGAGCAACATGCCACTAAACAGAGCAAGCGCCCGCCGTCCCGGGACGCCATCCGAAGGTAATTGGCCAAGATCTCGCGGCGGCTCCGCATGGCCTCGAGTCCCCGCGCGGCGGTAGCCGAGGGGAGAGGGCTATGTTGCATGCGCAAGTGCTGGTCGGCGCAGGCTGCCCAAATCCGGTACAGATGAACTGGTGATGTCCGTCTAATCGACCGCAAATCTGTGGAAGAATTGAAACAAACATCGATCTACTACCACATCGACATTTATCAAGTGATGTTATCTgcgtgtgtagcaattcacagagACAAAATATTTGTCCAGTACTGGTGTATATGCGCTGATTAATCAAGTGTTGTTATCCAGCATCACTACTACCCGTGATTTAGAGCAACGTCGCTGCCTTCGATTTAGAAACATAGTgagagatgagattggagagacaACTAAATTAATCAGCTAGGTTGTTCGTCCTAACTTCAGAACATAATCTGGCCAAGCCATCAGGCCGGACGCGCCGCCAGTGCCTATCTCGCGCAGCCCCGGCTCTTCCCAGACACCATCCCTGTTGATGCTGTTGCCACGGGTTGCTCGATTGGGATGGATTTGAGagtaaataaaagaaaattagtaGAAGAAAATGAATATGATACATGGGCTCCACTATGAGTGAAAGTAGCATGTAATCCTGGCCGGGATTTTTGCTTCCCGGTGTACCAAACAGGTTCAAGGTTTAATTTAGACCGGGATATAATAGTTCAGGGTATGAACGACAGGGATTTCGACTTCAGGGTTCAAACCGCCAAACCTCTACGAGTTCAGGGTTTGAAACGAACTTTTTCCTGATCAAATTCGCCTGTCTTTTTCATAGGAGAATCGATCTATACATGACTTCCAATACAAGACGAAATTACTGCCACATATTTGGCATCAATCTTTCCTTGATTTGTACCTCGTGGCGCAGGTCACAAACGCCATAAGATTCAGGCAGCCCAGTCCGGCCATCATCCAGAAGAATCGATCCAGCCGCCCCTCGTTCAGGTCGTCGGGGATCCAACCCGGCGAGCCTCCTGTCGTCGTCGCCCACTGCACGACCGTGAGTAGGCACGAGTTCAGGTAGCCGCCGGCCGCGACGGCGACAAGTCCAAGAGCCGTGCACACGGTCTTCATCGCCACCGGCGCCTGGCTGTAGAAGAAGTCGAGCTGCCCGACGGTGGTGAGCACCTCACCCACGCCCACCAGCGCGTACTGTGGAGCCTGCCACAACAGACTTATCTTCGTCCGCAGAagaggcgccgccgtcgccgcgtggAGGCGCTCCGTCTCGACGATCGCCGCAGCGGCCAGGGCGAGTACGGGCATGACGAGACCGATGCCGACCCTCTGCAGCTCCGAGACGCCCTTTTCCTTACCGGTGAGCCGCCTTGCTGCCGGCACAAAGACCCGATCATAGAGAGGGACCAGGACGACGACGGTGAGCACATCAAAGGTGGACATGGATGCGGGCGGGACACGCATGGAGCCCACGGTGGCATCCATGGACGTTCCCTGCTCCACGAACGTGGACGAGACCTGTGCCGACACAGCATAGAAGAAGACGATGGTCGCCCAAATCGGGAACATCCTCACAAGAATCTTGAGCTCCTCCACCTGCGTCACGGCGCAGAGCCTCCATGGGTTGTGCGCCGCCGGTACTGCTGCCTCATCCGCCTCCTTATTCGAAGTCGTGATAATGGCGGCTTTGTCAAAGAATCTGATCAAGCAAGGGGCAGATATCTTCAATCAAGAATCTGACCAAGCATGCAGCACGATGGAAATCTCAGAGATTTTATTGAACTAACTGAAGATCAGTGGTGTGCTCTATACACTCGATTCCTTTCATCGCGTGATTGTCTTCTGGCAGCTCGTGGAGCAGAGAGCTATTAGCCGGCAGGTCGACGTTGTACTTTCTGATGGCTGCCACGATGACCTGGAAAACTCTTGTCAGCGGGCTGCCCCGGGTTCGATGAAATCTGTACGTCTGTGATGCCGCAACGAGGACGGAGAGCCCGGCGGCTAGGAGTGCAACCTGCATGGTCAGGCCGAGCGCCCACCCATAGTGGCCCTGCACCCACACGATGCCGGTGCTGGATACCAGCGACGCACAGTTAATGGTGAAAATGTACCAGTTGAAGAAGGGGGGGCCTTTCGCCGAGCACTCAGACGGGTCGCCGTCGTCAAACTGGTCGGCGCCGAAAGACATCAGGCACGGCCGGAGGCCGCCTGATCCGATGGCAATCATGTAAAGGCCGAGAAACAAGATGAACTCTTGAGCCGACACCATGTTCGACATTTCGTTCCTGATGAGCAGCGGCAGGTACGCCGAGAGTGCTGCCATGAGCATCCCCTGCCGCAAATTAAGAAATGGAGAATTTCAAGTGGAATTCAGGATTTCTAGATATAGAAATAGAATGTTAGGACATGCATTTAATTGTTCATGCTAAGATCTATGATTGATTGAAGTATTGGCTAGCTTGTTGGTGGATTAAGCGTACGTACCGCGACGCCGACGGAGCCGGCAATAACCATGGTGCGGTACCTTCCCCAGTAGGAGTCGGCCACGATGGCGCCGGCTAGTGGCGTGATGGAGCAAGTGGCCGCCCAGGTGGAAAAACTCCTGGCGGCGACGACGTTGCTCTCGCCCAGGACGGCGGTGAGGTATGTTACGAGGTTGCACCCGATCCCGAATATCGCCAGGCAGTAGCAGAACTCAGTTCCTGCATTTTACCGTCCAATTGAAGCAACCCGACAAGATTGAGTAAAATTAACTTTGATCACCACAGGAGGAATATTAGTAGGAGTACCAAGAATAGGTAAGTTGCCCTACCCTACGTGTTATCTCACCAGAGTCACCAGAGAGAAATATTTATATCTTCAAATATCAAAACTAGAAATCCGCGCAAGTAGAATTGAACAGGAAGATCCCGATCATACAGATATCAGGCGGAAGAACAGAGATTACCTAGAATGAAGCGGCACGCGCGCCATCCACCTGTGCGGTGCTTTAACGCCGGGTTCCCTTTGAAATCAAGAGACCCGTCGCTGGTGTATATCTCCTCTGCCTGCAACGGAAACCCGTGCCAAGTTAACGGCCGGGAAACATCCACCAATGAATCAAGCAATTCCGTTATGCAGCAAGATCAAGAGAGAAACTGAATCATAGAGGGGACTGAAGCTACACTTATCCAGGACAAAGCTTGTGTCTCCATTTTAGAAACAGAGGAAGAAGGCAGAGGCGAGGGAGAAGGGACCTTGATGGTAGGGCGGTTGAGCAGTGCAACCGTCTGCTCTCGCTGCTCGCTTCCGGAGGCCATGGCCAGTATCTCGTGCGAATCGGAAAGGCTGTGAATTGTGGGAAGCTATAGCCTCTAGGCGCTATTGAGGAGCTTGCAACCATCCTGTGATCATTTCTGTACATGATTATGGTACAGGCAAGAGCGAGAGGAACATTAGAGCTACCAAATTAATTAGTACGTGGTCACTAGGTCTATCTGTCGCCATGGGCCTCGTATTCATTATGTGAATTAACTTCTGTCTGGAAATTTAAGAATTGAGTGCTGAATCTCTAAATTAATGTGTGCTATTTCAATAACTCACTTAAACAACTAAAATGAGTTTTTCATTTCATTGAAGAACTAATTTACCAACAATATGTAAAGTCCACACCAAGAATTTCTTTAAAAGATAAATGGTAAACCAAATGCAAATTAAAATTGGAAACTTAATAAAATGGAAAGAGGAATGACGAGTCATCTAGTTTTATCACTTGGGGGAACCTTTGGTTCGGTCCACAGGACCAGGCGACGGCGGCACCATTTTCTCAAAAACCTCCGTCTAGGCCATTTGGGAAGAGGTCAAATAAACAGTTGTAGGTTGGGGGTAAGGTGAAGTGATGATGGTTGGCTGCTGCCCAGGGCCTAAGCTTTCGTGGCGCAGTGTACGGCACGGCAGATGCATCCTGGTCGGCGTTTTCTCCAAATTCATCGAGATCCTTCCTTTTTCTCACCGACTCCTCTAAATGCATTGTGATTGTTGTGTCATAAATTAAGATGACTAGCCCTAATTTATTCAGACCCAAGCGCAAAACGAGCTGTACAAGTTGAAGAATGAGGTTGCTATGCTGAAGAATATGTAGAGAACTCAAACACAAGTTATGAGATCTTAGAAACAGGAATAAGaggcagaaagaaatctgttgccGGCCCAAAAATAGGGTCTTAAAGATGAAAAGAGAAAGTTAATATATCACATATACGATCTGCTCAAACTTAGTTTTCAAAACAAGGAAAAACTCAAGAGAATCAGGGCTATTTGTGATGAGTGATGAATGTGTTACAGATGTAATGTAGGAGATTCTGCTAATGGTTGAACTACGTAGCATTTATAATGTACACTAAGTAGCATTTCTAATGTACAATATTGCTAATGTTTTAACTAAGTAACCCTCTATTTGACCTGgtacatatgttatttgtgagtgAACTAGACCGATGATTATATACAGAGATCATACTATGGAGAGATGATTGATCATAATCTATGGCATAAgttaacatgaccatgccatagGTTCTCACTCATGCCATAGATTCTGATCAAACAACTCTACCAAAAATCTTCATACTATGAGGCCTATATTATcttgctttgcatatttctgctTTTTCAATGGTGCTATCCAACCAAGTTCATCAATTGTGCATTGGCCAATGACTCAAATATGGCACTATGGAAGGCAATATGCTGCACTCAAATTTTGTCGTGTGTGTCACAtttcttgcacactagacttagtttgctgACAGTTCATTTACCTGCCGTGTGACCCCCGTTTTGATTTTGCTtccgcattggccaatgattcaaataTGGCACTGTGGAAGGCAAGGTGTTGTCCTTAAATTAGCCGTGTGTGCCACATTCCTTGCACACTAGATTTAGTTTGGCTACAGTCCCTTTGCATGTTGTGTGACCTAATGTATGAGGCCTCTCTAATATTTTTGATGTTTTTGTTCATCTCGTATGCACTTGCTTGTTGTGAGTAGTcacctctaatggcatgtgttTTATGTGCAGAGTGAGTAGATCCACCTTGAGGCACCTACAAGTTTCCTGGCGAGGGTCCGTCCAAGAAGCGTCGAGGAAGGAAGACTACCGTGGACCACTTCCACGACAACGTAGGGCGGAACACTTCCTCAGGATCATCTTCAAGCCGACTTTTGGGCAGCTCGCTATCCCTTCCCAGTTCATCAAGTGGTTTGGACCCatcccttccaacatcatcgtccGTAGCAACACTGGTTGCAGCTGGAGGATGACCACCAAGAAAGTTGGCACCGAAGCATTCATCGACCAGGGTTGGGCAACCTTGGCCATCGCGCATCATTTAAGATAGGCCAGTTCCTCGCCCTCAAGAAGGTGTCTGTTAGCGAGTTTAGtatggtcatcttcgaccacacctgcactgaggttaTGACCAGGTGCCCGGACCATGCCAATGCCACCAAGTGTATCGTCTTGGAAGAAGAAGTCTTAAGCTCTGCTGCTATTATGTCTCTTTGTCCTAGTGTGTTGTGTCTAAACTCTGGTCCGTGAAAAATTATCATGTCGAGTTGATTGAACCTAATTTGTATCGGCTATGAACTTCGTACTGTGATCTTGCCTTATGTGCTTGCTTATGCGCTATTGATAGATCACTGGTAACATCACTACTCAAGGGAAGAGGTAACTCAGAGCCTGATTTTGGGTTGCAATCAAACAACATCCTTCTCATTTTAGGCTGCTACATGGGATTAAAACCGGCCAACCAATCAGCCAAATACCAAATCTCCACGGGACCGAATAAATTCTTCGCGAGCAACTAAATGACACACCATTTTTTACTCGTGGACCATATGGAACGCGCAGAACGTTTCATCTCCCTGGCGCAGTGAGACAAAAGATAGACCCTTGATGTGGCTAGCCTAGTGTGTCCTATATTGGAGCATTGCatccatccatgcatgcatcGCATCAGTTCAAtggaaaaggaaaataaaagctcTACCGAGATTAAAAAACTCGAGTATCATCTATGTTGGGTCGACCCATACAACCGCACCTTCTCACCATCACCATCCATCGGTCCTTTTTGCCGGACGGAGCGAGGGACGCAGGCGCCAAACTGCACACTTCTGTTGCTCATGTTCGAGCTGCATAGAGAAATCATGAGGAGCGATTGGGGCTGGCCGCCGGTGCCTCACTACGGAAGAACAGGGCGTTGCCGTGCAgccaaaacgcacggcaaagacccaaatacgctcggcaaagcctttgccgtgcggccttgcaCGGCAACGACCCGCCCGGCAAagccgcctttgccgtgcgtcgagcgaaaatcgcacggcaaaggctttgccgag contains:
- the LOC124680254 gene encoding protein NRT1/ PTR FAMILY 8.3-like codes for the protein MASGSEQREQTVALLNRPTIKAEEIYTSDGSLDFKGNPALKHRTGGWRACRFILGTEFCYCLAIFGIGCNLVTYLTAVLGESNVVAARSFSTWAATCSITPLAGAIVADSYWGRYRTMVIAGSVGVAGMLMAALSAYLPLLIRNEMSNMVSAQEFILFLGLYMIAIGSGGLRPCLMSFGADQFDDGDPSECSAKGPPFFNWYIFTINCASLVSSTGIVWVQGHYGWALGLTMQVALLAAGLSVLVAASQTYRFHRTRGSPLTRVFQVIVAAIRKYNVDLPANSSLLHELPEDNHAMKGIECIEHTTDLQFFDKAAIITTSNKEADEAAVPAAHNPWRLCAVTQVEELKILVRMFPIWATIVFFYAVSAQVSSTFVEQGTSMDATVGSMRVPPASMSTFDVLTVVVLVPLYDRVFVPAARRLTGKEKGVSELQRVGIGLVMPVLALAAAAIVETERLHAATAAPLLRTKISLLWQAPQYALVGVGEVLTTVGQLDFFYSQAPVAMKTVCTALGLVAVAAGGYLNSCLLTVVQWATTTGGSPGWIPDDLNEGRLDRFFWMMAGLGCLNLMAFVTCATRYKSRKD